A region from the Pseudomonas sp. P8_229 genome encodes:
- the earP gene encoding elongation factor P maturation arginine rhamnosyltransferase EarP — protein sequence MPVLKTRWDIFCTVVDNYGDIGVTWRLARQLVAEHSLTVRLWVDDLRAFERICPEIDINLAQQSQQGVEVRHWPSDWAQTEAADVVIAAFACQLPPAYMDAMAERQQPPLWMNLDYLSAEDWVSGCHGLPSVKYQSVQKFFFFPGFQPGTGGLLRESGLLERRRQFQRDAVAQRQFLESLGIERAPGAQLISLFAYENAGLASWLDVLAADDKPTHLLVPEGRILGDVARWLGVDSLAVGDLNVRQALTVQVLPFVRQDQYDQLLWCCDFNAVRGEDSFVRAQWAGRPMLWHIYQQDEDIHLDKLDAFLALYTKGLSSAAAEAMNGLWRAWSAGQPIGEHWLEARKHWSELQKNAEQWCLEQGLQADLATALVQFYLNWI from the coding sequence ATGCCGGTATTGAAAACCCGCTGGGATATTTTTTGTACCGTGGTCGACAACTATGGCGACATCGGCGTGACCTGGCGTCTGGCCCGGCAACTGGTGGCCGAGCATTCACTGACGGTGCGCCTGTGGGTCGATGACCTGCGCGCCTTCGAGCGCATCTGCCCTGAGATCGATATCAACCTTGCGCAGCAATCGCAGCAGGGTGTCGAGGTGCGGCACTGGCCGAGCGACTGGGCGCAGACGGAAGCCGCGGACGTGGTGATCGCCGCGTTTGCCTGTCAGTTGCCTCCGGCGTACATGGACGCCATGGCCGAGCGCCAACAGCCGCCGCTGTGGATGAACCTCGATTACCTCAGCGCCGAAGACTGGGTCAGCGGTTGTCACGGCTTGCCCTCGGTGAAATACCAATCGGTGCAGAAGTTCTTCTTCTTTCCTGGGTTTCAACCGGGGACGGGGGGCTTGCTGCGTGAAAGCGGTTTGCTGGAGAGGCGTCGGCAATTTCAACGGGATGCCGTTGCGCAGCGTCAGTTTCTGGAAAGTCTGGGCATCGAACGCGCTCCGGGCGCACAGCTGATTTCACTGTTTGCCTACGAGAACGCCGGTCTCGCCAGTTGGCTGGATGTGCTGGCCGCCGATGACAAACCAACCCATCTGTTGGTGCCGGAAGGGCGGATTCTTGGCGATGTCGCGCGCTGGCTTGGGGTCGATTCGCTGGCGGTCGGCGACCTGAACGTACGTCAGGCGCTGACGGTGCAGGTGCTGCCGTTCGTCCGTCAGGATCAATACGATCAATTGCTCTGGTGCTGCGATTTCAATGCGGTGCGTGGAGAGGACTCGTTCGTGCGGGCGCAGTGGGCCGGGCGGCCGATGCTCTGGCACATCTATCAGCAGGACGAAGACATCCATCTGGATAAGCTCGACGCTTTCCTTGCGCTGTATACGAAAGGTCTTTCGTCGGCAGCTGCCGAGGCGATGAACGGTCTGTGGCGAGCCTGGAGTGCCGGGCAACCGATCGGCGAGCACTGGCTAGAGGCCCGTAAACACTGGTCGGAACTGCAGAAAAACGCCGAGCAATGGTGTCTGGAACAAGGCTTGCAGGCGGATCTTGCCACGGCGCTGGTACAGTTTTACCTAAATTGGATATGA
- a CDS encoding universal stress protein gives MIRSMLYATDLGLYAPLVMQHALALARTFNADLYVVHAVEPMGLFAESVLQSYLDEQALNEFQSQGLKTVIASIEQRVLDSFREELGEEGEQDLQRIRAVRVLQGDPAQVILDQVQKLSVDLLIVGTHSHGVGAETPLGRTATRVLQLAKVPVYLVPLVERRRLGDR, from the coding sequence ATGATTCGTTCGATGCTGTATGCCACTGACCTCGGTCTGTACGCACCGTTAGTGATGCAGCATGCCCTGGCGTTGGCGCGAACATTCAATGCCGACTTGTATGTGGTGCATGCGGTGGAGCCCATGGGACTGTTTGCCGAGTCGGTGTTGCAAAGCTATCTCGACGAACAGGCATTGAACGAATTCCAAAGTCAGGGTCTGAAAACTGTCATCGCCAGTATCGAGCAGCGGGTCCTGGACAGTTTTCGCGAAGAGCTGGGGGAGGAGGGCGAGCAGGATCTGCAGCGGATTCGCGCGGTTCGGGTACTGCAGGGCGATCCGGCGCAGGTGATTCTCGACCAGGTGCAGAAACTCTCGGTGGATTTGCTGATCGTCGGCACGCATAGCCACGGTGTGGGGGCGGAAACCCCTTTGGGGCGCACCGCAACGCGAGTCCTGCAATTGGCCAAGGTACCGGTCTATCTGGTGCCGTTGGTGGAGCGTCGGCGCCTGGGGGATCGCTGA
- a CDS encoding 5'-nucleotidase: MAKNIDDKLVLAISSRALFDLSESHKIYLSSGVEAYRQYQIEHEDEILAPGDAFPLVEKLLSLNSRLDRARVEVILVSRNSADTGLRAFNSIHHYGLDISRAAFVGGRSPYPYLKAFGCDLFLSTHAEDVRAALDAGFAAATILSGGASRAASDELRIAFDGDAVLFSDESERIYQSGGLEAFQAKEREAAREPLHGGPFKGFLAALNALQREFPEDDCPIRTALVTARSAPAHERVIRTLREWDIRLDESLFLGGLTKSAFLEAFAADVFFDDQAGHCELAREVVATGHVPHGISNEPSI; the protein is encoded by the coding sequence ATGGCCAAGAACATCGATGACAAGCTGGTGCTGGCGATTTCGTCTCGCGCCTTGTTCGACCTGAGCGAGAGTCACAAGATCTATCTGTCGAGCGGCGTCGAAGCCTACCGGCAATATCAGATCGAACACGAAGACGAGATTCTGGCTCCCGGCGATGCCTTTCCCCTGGTGGAAAAACTCCTGAGCCTCAACAGTCGCCTCGACCGCGCCCGGGTCGAGGTGATTCTGGTCTCGCGTAACAGTGCCGACACCGGCCTGCGCGCTTTCAACTCGATTCATCACTATGGGCTGGACATCTCCCGGGCGGCATTCGTCGGCGGGCGCAGTCCGTATCCGTACCTCAAGGCCTTTGGCTGTGATCTGTTTCTGTCCACGCACGCCGAAGATGTGCGCGCCGCACTGGACGCCGGATTCGCTGCGGCGACGATCTTGTCCGGTGGTGCCAGTCGTGCCGCCAGCGATGAGCTGCGTATCGCCTTCGACGGCGACGCGGTGTTGTTCTCCGATGAGTCCGAGCGCATTTATCAGTCTGGCGGGCTGGAGGCGTTTCAGGCCAAGGAGCGTGAGGCGGCGCGCGAGCCATTGCACGGCGGGCCGTTCAAAGGCTTTCTGGCGGCGCTCAATGCGCTGCAGCGCGAGTTCCCCGAGGACGATTGCCCGATCCGCACGGCGCTGGTGACCGCACGTTCGGCGCCAGCCCATGAGCGGGTGATCCGCACCTTGCGCGAGTGGGACATTCGTCTCGACGAGTCGTTGTTCCTCGGCGGGCTGACCAAATCGGCGTTCCTTGAAGCCTTCGCTGCCGATGTGTTTTTCGACGATCAGGCCGGTCACTGCGAGCTCGCCCGCGAAGTGGTCGCCACCGGCCACGTGCCGCACGGCATCAGCAACGAACCGTCGATCTAA
- a CDS encoding elongation factor P, whose amino-acid sequence MKTGKELKPGTVIRLENDPWLVQKAEFTKSGRNSAIMKTKLKNLLTGYKTEIVYSADDKLDDVILDRKEATLSFISGDTYTFMDTTDYTMYELNAEDIEAVLPFVEEGMTDVCEAIFFEERLVSVELPTTIVRVVDYTEGSARGDTSGKVMKPAKLSNGTELQVADFIEIGDKIEIDTREGGSYKGRAK is encoded by the coding sequence ATGAAAACTGGTAAAGAACTGAAACCCGGTACCGTGATCCGTCTCGAAAACGATCCTTGGCTGGTTCAGAAAGCTGAATTCACCAAATCGGGCCGTAACAGCGCGATCATGAAGACCAAGCTGAAAAACCTGCTGACCGGTTACAAGACCGAGATCGTTTACAGCGCTGACGACAAACTGGACGACGTAATCCTCGACCGCAAAGAAGCGACCCTGTCCTTCATCAGCGGCGACACCTACACGTTCATGGACACCACTGACTACACCATGTACGAGCTGAACGCTGAAGACATCGAAGCCGTTCTGCCTTTCGTTGAAGAAGGCATGACCGATGTTTGCGAAGCGATCTTCTTCGAAGAGCGTCTGGTTTCCGTAGAGCTGCCGACCACCATCGTGCGCGTAGTTGACTACACCGAAGGTTCGGCTCGCGGCGACACTTCCGGCAAAGTCATGAAGCCAGCCAAGCTGAGCAACGGTACTGAGCTGCAGGTTGCTGACTTCATCGAAATCGGTGACAAGATCGAGATCGACACCCGCGAAGGCGGTTCCTACAAAGGCCGTGCCAAATAA
- a CDS encoding PilZ domain-containing protein, with protein MGRFIPHPDEVPVELTLLKPECISRQQLHTISLGGIACNYHRAWRHGTALQVRMPTLNTDICYPGYVAWCLRRKKGYLLGIAFTDEQTLFSARMGEQVCQIERYCRMNEAHDDLQDIQALALQWVEQHADEFSHDSVRKAFAQPVLD; from the coding sequence ATGGGACGTTTCATTCCTCATCCGGACGAAGTGCCTGTCGAATTAACGTTACTCAAGCCCGAGTGCATTTCCAGGCAACAGCTGCACACTATCAGCCTCGGCGGGATCGCTTGCAATTATCACCGTGCCTGGCGCCACGGCACCGCCCTGCAAGTGCGCATGCCGACGCTCAACACCGACATTTGTTACCCGGGCTATGTGGCGTGGTGCCTGCGGCGCAAAAAGGGCTATCTGCTGGGGATCGCGTTCACCGATGAGCAGACGCTGTTCAGCGCCCGGATGGGCGAACAGGTGTGCCAGATCGAACGCTATTGCCGCATGAACGAGGCCCACGACGACCTGCAGGATATTCAGGCGCTGGCCCTGCAATGGGTCGAACAACACGCCGACGAGTTCTCTCACGACAGCGTTCGCAAGGCTTTTGCCCAGCCAGTGCTGGATTAA
- a CDS encoding LysR family transcriptional regulator, giving the protein MNPDQLTDQLGLFLDVLESGSFSAASRRHPLTPSAVARRIDSLESAVGSQLFVRSTHAVRATPAGLAFAERARRIVAELQLARAEAVSLSSAPEGLIRVDAPAAFGRRHLAPVIADFLVLYPGLDVQLHLIDSFIDMQGSNLGKVDLVLRAGQMADTRLVATPLASMVRIACASPEYLKRRGTPNHPGQLNDHDGLDWEGLAPPFAWRFERDGQMQLHRPSRIRMSANNAEALVCGALAGLGIAHLPTWLASEYLLRGELLPLFCENGLPQPETTGIYALRMEQQTNSRSRLLLEYLKTRFSPVPPWDLALQRELGRH; this is encoded by the coding sequence ATGAATCCCGATCAATTGACCGACCAGCTCGGGCTGTTTCTCGATGTCTTGGAAAGCGGCAGCTTTTCTGCGGCTTCGCGCCGTCATCCGCTGACACCCTCCGCCGTGGCACGACGCATCGACAGCCTGGAAAGCGCGGTCGGCAGCCAGTTGTTCGTCCGCAGCACCCACGCCGTGCGCGCCACGCCGGCCGGTCTGGCCTTTGCCGAACGCGCGCGGCGCATCGTTGCCGAGCTGCAACTGGCCCGCGCTGAAGCGGTGTCGCTGAGCAGTGCGCCGGAAGGCTTGATCCGCGTCGACGCCCCGGCTGCTTTCGGTCGGCGGCATCTGGCACCGGTGATTGCCGATTTTCTGGTGCTGTATCCGGGGCTCGACGTGCAGTTGCACCTGATCGACAGTTTCATCGACATGCAGGGTTCGAACCTGGGCAAGGTTGATCTGGTATTACGTGCCGGGCAAATGGCCGATACGCGGCTGGTCGCCACCCCGCTGGCAAGCATGGTGCGCATCGCCTGCGCCAGCCCCGAATACCTTAAACGCCGTGGCACGCCAAACCATCCCGGACAGTTGAATGACCATGACGGACTGGATTGGGAAGGCCTTGCCCCGCCCTTCGCCTGGCGCTTCGAACGGGACGGGCAGATGCAACTGCATCGCCCCTCGCGTATCCGCATGAGCGCCAACAATGCCGAGGCGCTGGTATGCGGCGCATTGGCTGGGCTGGGCATCGCGCATTTGCCGACCTGGCTGGCCAGTGAATACCTGCTGCGCGGCGAGCTGTTGCCGCTGTTCTGCGAGAACGGCCTGCCACAACCGGAGACCACCGGCATCTATGCGCTGCGCATGGAACAGCAGACAAACTCGCGCAGTCGCTTGCTCCTGGAATACCTCAAGACCCGTTTCAGCCCGGTGCCACCATGGGATCTGGCGCTGCAACGCGAGCTGGGCCGGCACTAG
- a CDS encoding 3-deoxy-7-phosphoheptulonate synthase gives MADLPINDLNVASNETLITPDQLKRDIPLSDTALRTVTKGREVIRNILDGTDHRLFVVIGPCSIHDIKAAHEYADRLKELAAEVSDTLYLVMRVYFEKPRTTVGWKGLINDPYLDDSFKIQDGLHIGRQLLLDLAEKGLPTATEALDPISPQYLQDLISWSAIGARTTESQTHREMASGLSSAVGFKNGTDGGLTVAINALQSVSSPHRFLGINQEGGVSIVTTKGNAYGHVVLRGGNGKPNYDSVSVALCEQALNKAKIKPNIMVDCSHANSNKDPALQPLVMENVANQILEGNQSIIGLMVESHLNWGCQAIPKDLADLQYGVSITDACIDWAATENTLRSMHAKLKDVLPKRQRS, from the coding sequence ATGGCTGATTTACCGATCAACGACCTAAACGTCGCCTCTAACGAGACCCTGATCACTCCTGATCAGCTCAAGCGTGATATCCCTCTGAGCGACACTGCCCTGCGCACCGTCACCAAGGGCCGCGAAGTCATTCGCAACATTCTTGATGGCACCGACCACCGTCTGTTCGTAGTGATCGGTCCGTGCTCGATCCACGACATCAAGGCTGCCCACGAATACGCTGACCGCCTCAAGGAATTGGCGGCGGAAGTCTCCGATACCCTGTATCTGGTCATGCGCGTGTATTTCGAGAAGCCACGGACCACCGTCGGCTGGAAAGGCCTGATCAACGATCCGTACCTGGACGACTCGTTCAAGATCCAGGACGGTCTGCACATCGGTCGCCAGTTGCTGCTGGACCTGGCCGAGAAAGGCCTGCCGACCGCCACCGAAGCCCTCGACCCGATCTCCCCGCAGTATCTGCAGGACCTGATCAGCTGGTCGGCCATCGGCGCGCGTACCACCGAATCCCAGACCCACCGTGAAATGGCTTCCGGTCTGTCCTCGGCTGTCGGCTTCAAGAACGGCACCGACGGCGGCCTGACCGTGGCGATCAACGCCCTGCAGTCGGTTTCCAGCCCGCACCGCTTCCTGGGTATCAACCAGGAAGGTGGCGTGTCGATCGTCACCACCAAGGGCAACGCCTACGGTCACGTGGTGCTGCGTGGCGGCAACGGCAAGCCGAACTACGATTCGGTCAGCGTCGCCCTGTGCGAACAGGCGCTGAACAAGGCGAAGATCAAGCCGAACATCATGGTCGATTGCAGCCACGCCAACTCCAACAAGGATCCGGCCCTGCAACCGCTGGTGATGGAAAACGTCGCCAACCAGATCCTCGAAGGCAACCAGTCGATCATCGGCCTGATGGTCGAGAGTCACCTGAACTGGGGCTGCCAGGCGATCCCGAAAGACCTCGCCGACCTGCAATACGGCGTGTCGATCACCGACGCCTGCATCGACTGGGCCGCCACCGAGAACACCCTGCGCAGCATGCACGCCAAGCTCAAGGATGTTCTGCCGAAGCGTCAACGCAGCTGA
- the cysB gene encoding HTH-type transcriptional regulator CysB has translation MKLQQLRYIWEVAHHDLNVSATAQSLYTSQPGISKQIRLLEDELGVEVFARSGKHLTRVTPAGERIITTAGEILRKVESIKQIAQEFSNEKKGTLSIATTHTQARYALPPVISNFIKQYPDVALHMHQGSPMQIAEMAADGTVDFAIATEALELFGDLVMMPCYRWNRCVVVPQGHPLTKLPKLTLEALAEYPIVTYVFGFTGRSKLDEAFSHRGLTPKVVFTAADADVIKTYVRLGLGVGIVAKMAVDTKLDNDLVVLDASELFESSITKIGFRRGTFLRGFMCDFIEKFAPHLTREVMAKAIQCHNKQELEELFDGVELPVH, from the coding sequence ATGAAGCTTCAACAATTGCGCTACATCTGGGAAGTGGCGCACCACGACCTCAACGTTTCCGCTACAGCCCAAAGCCTTTACACCTCGCAACCGGGCATCAGTAAACAGATCCGCCTGCTGGAAGATGAACTTGGCGTTGAAGTGTTCGCCCGCAGCGGCAAGCACCTGACCCGCGTCACTCCGGCCGGCGAGCGCATCATCACCACTGCTGGCGAGATCCTGCGCAAAGTCGAAAGCATCAAACAGATTGCCCAGGAGTTCTCCAACGAGAAGAAAGGCACCCTGTCGATCGCCACCACCCACACCCAGGCGCGTTATGCACTGCCGCCGGTGATCAGCAACTTCATCAAGCAATATCCGGACGTGGCGCTGCACATGCACCAGGGTTCGCCGATGCAGATCGCCGAAATGGCCGCTGACGGCACCGTCGATTTCGCCATCGCCACCGAAGCGCTGGAGCTGTTCGGTGATCTGGTGATGATGCCGTGCTACCGCTGGAACCGCTGCGTGGTGGTGCCGCAGGGCCACCCGCTGACCAAGCTGCCGAAGCTGACCTTGGAAGCGCTGGCCGAATACCCGATCGTGACTTACGTGTTCGGTTTCACCGGCCGTTCGAAACTCGACGAAGCCTTCAGCCATCGTGGCCTGACGCCGAAAGTGGTGTTCACCGCTGCCGACGCCGACGTGATCAAAACCTACGTGCGCCTCGGTCTGGGCGTGGGCATCGTCGCCAAGATGGCGGTCGACACCAAACTCGACAACGACCTGGTGGTGCTGGATGCCAGCGAGCTGTTCGAGTCGAGCATCACCAAGATCGGTTTCCGTCGCGGCACCTTCCTGCGTGGCTTCATGTGCGACTTCATCGAGAAGTTCGCACCGCACCTGACCCGCGAAGTGATGGCCAAAGCCATCCAGTGCCACAACAAGCAAGAGCTGGAAGAGCTGTTCGACGGCGTCGAACTGCCGGTCCACTAA
- a CDS encoding GreA/GreB family elongation factor, which yields MNKHTVHQLILDKLRVDLDIAERAAQTAYETATHEENIAENKYDTLGLEASYLAAGQAKRVEEIRQSLALCQNLTLHAYDENRGIEIGALLGLEDEKGREQWLFLAPDAAGLKVDVVGQPITVITPRSPLGKSLLGKLEGDEVEILVAGTRQQFAVTEVL from the coding sequence ATGAACAAGCACACCGTCCACCAATTGATCCTCGACAAACTGCGTGTCGATCTCGACATCGCCGAGCGCGCCGCGCAGACCGCTTACGAAACCGCGACCCACGAAGAGAACATCGCCGAGAACAAGTACGACACGCTCGGGCTTGAGGCGTCTTATCTGGCGGCGGGTCAGGCGAAACGGGTCGAGGAAATCCGTCAGTCACTGGCGCTGTGCCAGAACCTGACGCTGCACGCCTACGATGAAAATCGCGGTATCGAGATCGGCGCCCTGCTCGGTCTGGAAGACGAAAAGGGTCGCGAGCAATGGCTGTTCCTGGCGCCGGATGCAGCAGGCCTGAAAGTCGATGTGGTGGGTCAGCCGATCACCGTCATCACCCCGCGCTCGCCGCTGGGCAAAAGCCTGCTGGGCAAGCTCGAAGGTGATGAGGTGGAGATTCTGGTGGCGGGCACCCGGCAACAGTTCGCTGTCACCGAGGTGCTCTGA
- a CDS encoding GNAT family N-acetyltransferase — protein sequence MSEALSIHHDQAGHQFETNVDGHRAYLTYMDLGKQTLDIYRTFVPNALRGRGIAAALTESALQYAEEMGYTVIPSCSYVERYMERHQKRAAKI from the coding sequence ATGAGCGAGGCGTTGTCCATCCACCATGACCAGGCTGGTCATCAGTTCGAGACCAATGTGGACGGTCATCGTGCCTACCTGACCTATATGGATCTGGGGAAACAGACCCTGGATATCTATCGCACCTTCGTGCCCAACGCCCTGCGTGGCCGGGGCATCGCGGCGGCGCTGACTGAGAGCGCGCTGCAATACGCCGAAGAAATGGGCTACACGGTGATTCCGTCGTGCTCCTACGTCGAGCGCTACATGGAGCGCCATCAGAAGCGCGCCGCGAAAATCTGA
- a CDS encoding putative 2-dehydropantoate 2-reductase, with protein sequence MVRADNKPVIGIIGTGAIGGFYGLMLARAGFDVHFLLRSEFVAVAERGLQVDSAVHGTLTLNPVQAYAKADDMPACDWLLVGAKTTSSAGLAPAIIAAAKPGAKVLVLQNGLDVEDSLRELLPDFLHLLGGLCLICVHREGPGHITHQALGAVNVGYHSGPAADDAVRMAIVDEGAGLFRAAGIDSQAMPNLHQARWQKLVWNIPYNGLSVLLGASTTPLMADADSRALIQALMAEVVQGARACGYDMPPGYAEYLFMMTEKMPDYWPSMYHDFLHKRPLELEAIYARPLAAAKAAGCELPRIEALYRTLSFIDRRNT encoded by the coding sequence ATGGTGAGAGCAGACAACAAACCGGTGATCGGGATTATCGGCACCGGTGCAATTGGCGGGTTCTACGGATTGATGCTGGCGCGGGCCGGTTTCGATGTGCACTTTTTACTGCGCAGCGAATTCGTTGCGGTGGCCGAGCGCGGTTTACAGGTGGACAGTGCGGTCCACGGCACCCTGACGCTGAACCCGGTGCAAGCCTACGCAAAGGCTGACGACATGCCGGCCTGCGACTGGTTGCTGGTGGGCGCCAAGACCACCAGCAGCGCCGGGCTGGCACCGGCGATCATTGCTGCGGCCAAACCCGGCGCGAAAGTGCTGGTGCTGCAAAACGGTCTGGACGTCGAAGACAGCTTGCGGGAGTTGCTGCCCGACTTCCTGCATCTGCTCGGCGGTCTGTGCCTGATCTGTGTGCACCGCGAAGGCCCGGGGCACATTACTCATCAGGCGTTGGGGGCGGTGAACGTCGGCTACCACAGCGGCCCGGCGGCGGATGACGCGGTGCGCATGGCGATCGTCGATGAGGGCGCCGGGCTGTTCCGTGCCGCCGGCATCGATTCACAGGCGATGCCCAATCTGCATCAGGCGCGCTGGCAGAAACTGGTCTGGAATATTCCCTACAACGGCCTCTCGGTGTTGCTCGGTGCCAGCACCACGCCGCTGATGGCCGACGCCGACAGTCGCGCACTGATCCAGGCCTTGATGGCCGAAGTGGTGCAGGGCGCCAGGGCCTGTGGCTACGACATGCCGCCGGGTTACGCCGAGTACCTGTTCATGATGACCGAGAAAATGCCCGACTATTGGCCGAGCATGTACCACGATTTCCTGCACAAGCGGCCGCTGGAGCTGGAGGCGATTTATGCCCGGCCATTGGCGGCGGCCAAAGCGGCAGGGTGTGAACTGCCGCGTATCGAAGCGCTGTATCGAACGTTGAGTTTCATCGACCGACGCAACACCTGA
- a CDS encoding MarR family winged helix-turn-helix transcriptional regulator translates to MTTERDTTDNCDHLRLDNQACFALHSTSLMMTKVYKPLLQALGLTYPQYLAMMVLWEKDGLTVGEISTRLLTDPGSLTPLLKRLEGEGLLSRTRSREDERVVIVELTAQGRALRDQAKSVPQCILGASGFTVERLQNLQSELQALRSHLQDSLPG, encoded by the coding sequence ATGACCACCGAACGCGACACCACCGACAACTGCGATCACCTGCGGCTGGACAACCAGGCCTGCTTCGCCCTGCATTCCACTTCACTGATGATGACCAAGGTCTACAAACCGCTGTTGCAAGCGCTGGGCCTGACCTATCCGCAGTATCTGGCGATGATGGTGCTGTGGGAAAAGGACGGTTTGACCGTGGGCGAAATCAGCACCCGGTTGCTGACCGATCCGGGATCGCTGACACCGTTGCTCAAGCGCCTGGAGGGTGAAGGTTTGCTCAGCCGCACCCGCAGTCGCGAGGATGAGCGGGTGGTGATCGTCGAACTGACCGCACAGGGCCGCGCCCTGCGTGACCAGGCCAAGAGCGTTCCGCAATGCATCCTTGGCGCCAGCGGTTTTACCGTCGAGCGCCTGCAGAATCTGCAATCGGAGCTGCAAGCCCTGCGCAGTCATTTGCAAGACAGCCTGCCCGGATAA
- a CDS encoding organic hydroperoxide resistance protein, with protein sequence MQTLYTAIATSTGGRDGRAISSDNILDVKLATPKELGGAGGAATNPEQLFAAGYSACFIGALKFVASQTKRKIPDDASITAHVGIGQIPGGFGLDIDLYISLPGLEQADAQSLVDAAHQVCPYSNATRGNVDVRLHTTV encoded by the coding sequence ATGCAAACTCTCTACACCGCAATCGCAACCTCCACTGGCGGCCGTGACGGTCGTGCGATCTCCAGCGACAACATCCTCGACGTCAAACTCGCCACCCCGAAAGAACTTGGCGGTGCCGGTGGTGCAGCGACCAACCCTGAGCAACTGTTCGCTGCCGGTTACTCGGCCTGCTTCATCGGCGCGCTGAAATTCGTCGCCAGCCAGACCAAACGCAAGATCCCCGACGACGCCTCGATCACCGCGCACGTCGGCATCGGCCAGATCCCTGGCGGTTTCGGTCTGGACATCGACCTGTACATCAGCCTGCCGGGGCTGGAACAGGCAGATGCACAGAGTCTGGTCGACGCGGCGCACCAGGTTTGCCCGTACTCCAACGCGACCCGTGGCAACGTTGATGTGCGCTTGCACACCACCGTTTGA
- a CDS encoding thioredoxin family protein: protein MSTDSLCRPFDIVSPSIVVESQLTDFDADQRLLAMSGVSLVIFTNVGCSSCRFAREVLPGFELAVDRLCWIDAVDNGGLVERYQVFHLPALFVVRDGEFFGALHTRLTAAALNTAVAQALGRIAEELP from the coding sequence ATGAGCACAGACTCCCTGTGTCGGCCATTTGACATTGTTTCCCCCAGTATAGTGGTCGAATCGCAGCTGACCGATTTCGACGCCGACCAGCGGCTGCTGGCGATGAGCGGCGTTTCGCTGGTGATTTTCACCAATGTCGGCTGCTCCAGTTGCCGGTTTGCCCGTGAGGTGCTGCCCGGGTTCGAGCTGGCGGTCGATCGCCTGTGCTGGATCGATGCCGTCGACAACGGCGGGTTGGTGGAGCGCTATCAGGTCTTTCATTTGCCGGCGCTGTTCGTGGTGCGCGACGGCGAGTTCTTTGGTGCATTGCACACGCGCCTGACAGCCGCTGCGCTGAATACGGCAGTGGCGCAGGCGCTGGGTCGAATTGCAGAGGAGTTGCCATAG